The genome window CACTGTCAGGTGCAATAATTTGGGCAAATATGTATTCGTAAAGACAAGCTGCTTTACAGGAGCAACAAACCCCGCCCGGCACGCGAATTCTTGCTGCTGGTCATGACCATCATGCCGCAAAAATTCGCGCTTTGCCAGTGGGTGCATGCTGCGCCTGGCGCGTGGTGTTCGGAACCGCTCTCTGCGACTCCGGCTGCCGCTGCACTCTGCACGGCCCGGGGCAGCCAGGCCATGCGCGGCTCCGGGTTGGCCATGCGCGGCCCGGGGCAGCCAGTCCATGGGGGGCTCAGGGTTGGCCATGCGCGGTTCCGGGTTGGCCCACGCACGGCCCGGGGCTGTCCGTCTGCGCCTTACCCCTGTTTCATCTCCGTGATAAGCTGGTTCAGGGCTTGCGCCTGCCGCGCCAGTTCGGCCACGGCCTGCGCGGCTTCACCCATGGCCTGGGCCGTCTGGTTGGACATCTCGTTGACCTGCGTTATGGAATGGTTGATTTCCTCGCTGGCGGCGGACTGCTCTTCACTGGCCGTGGCGATTGCGCCCACCTGATCCGCCGAGGCTTCAACATTGGTGACAATCTGCCGTAAGGCGTCGCCAGACTGATTGGCAAAGAGGGTGGCTGTCTCCACTTCGTGCAGGGCCTTGTCCATGGCGGAAAGGCTCTCGGAAACGCTCTGCTGTATGGCGCCAATGGCGCCGCCCACATCGTGGGTTGAGGCCATGGTTTTTTCGGCCAGCTTGCGCACCTCATCGGCGACCACGGCAAAACCCCGTCCGGCATCACCGGCGCGGGCTGCTTCAATGGCGGCGTTAAGCGCCAGCAGGTTGGTCTGGTCGGCGATGTCCGAAATGACGCTCATGATGCGGTTGATGGCCTGCGCATGTTCGTTGAGCTTTGCCATGTCTTCTTTGAGATCAAGCGAAACCTTGTGTACCTGAGCTATGCTTTGCAGGGCGCTTTGTACGATTTTTGCCCCGGCCTCGGCATTGGCCCTGGTTTCGGCTGACACGGACGCGGCGGCAGAGGCGTTGCGGGCAACCTCCTGCACGGTGGCGTTCATTTCGTTCATGGCTGTGGCGGCTTCACCCAGACGCTGGGCCGAGCCCACCGCCGTGTGGTCGGACTGCTCGATCTGGGCGGAAAGCTGGCTGGAGGCGGAGAAAATGATGGAAACTACCCCTTCCAGCTGTCCGGCGGCGGCAAGCATGCCCTCGCGCTTGGCGCGTTCGGCGCGTTGTGCCGCCTCTTCGGCCCGTGCGGTGGCTTGTTGTGCCGCATCAGCGGCCTGTTCGGCGGCCAGGGTTTTTTGTGCGCTGTCTTCAAGCAGGTTTTTTATGTTGCCCACCATATGTTCCATGCCCTGACCAAGAACGCTGAATTCGTCCTTGCGGTTTCGGGCGTTCGTGAGCAGAAGTTTCTCTTCCGCGTTCGTATCCAGCCGCCCCCCGGCCACGGCCTCGGCCATGCGGGAAAAACCGCGCGCCATGCGCGCTATGCCGCGCGCTGAAACAATGATCATGAACCCCACGATCAGCACACAGCCCCCGGCCAGCAGCAGGGCATTGGTGAACAATTGCTGCACCGGCGCCAGAACTTCGTCACGGTCGAGTTCAAGGCCGATAATCCAGTTTTCTTGAGGCAACTGCTGAAAATAGATGACCTTGGCCTCGCCATTGGCCTCGGTGTAGGTGACGCGGCCATGCTTTGCGCTGATCATCTCCTGCACATGGGCCAGCGTACCGTCCTCGCGGGTGCGCACCTTGGGGTCCGGGTGCATGATCATCTTGCCGTTCATGTCATAAATAAAGGAAAAGCCCTTTGTTCCCACCTTGACGAGATTGGTCGTTTCGTTGGCGAGATTGGCGTCGTCAATGCCCACGGTGACAACGCCAACGATCTGGCCTTCGCGTTTGACCGGAAGGGCAATAACCGTGGTGAGTTGCCCGGTTGTGAGGCTGACCACGTCCGCGATGCCGGTGCCGCCCTTCAAGGCTGCGGAAAAATAGGGGCGCTTGGAAAAATCCGTCCCGACGGTCTTGCTGGGGCCGCTCTGCCCGCTCACATGGTGGGCGAGCACCTTTCCGTCTGGGGCGATAAGCGCGCTGTAGGTGATGTTCTTGCTGACCTCGGTGAATTCGCGCAAGGCGTTGTCCACCGCTGCAGCCTGCGGTGAGGAAAGGACATCTGGCGCGCCGGTATTGTAGAGATTGATGTACTGCGTAATTCTGTTGTTCTGGGACACAATGGCAAGGGACTCTCTCAATCCCATAATAACGGCGTGTATGCCGGACGCCTGTGTCTGCAGCACAGTTGTCATATCAGTTTCAATCTGCGAGCGCAGGATTTTTTCTGACATCTTGTAACTCATGCCTGCAAGCAGTACCAGACCAAGAATCGCCGGAACAAGGATAAAAAGGATCATTTTGGTCATTAAACCACGTTTCATGAGTCCACTCCTTATGGTAAACTTGATAACTGTCTGTTACGAGCAGTTGTTCGCTGGCGACACATGGCAGGCTCTATAGAGCACATAAAAAATATATAACTACCTTTTAATACAAGCTATTGTCTGTATGCAATTTTAACGCGCGGCAAATTTGAGAAAAATCAGGTTCCTGCAAAGTGCAATGAATATGATAACATGCTGGTTTATTACAGTTTATGTGGCATTGTGCTAGAGCAGTTTACGAATGAAATGAGTTAAATGCTCTGCAAGGATTTTTTCTGAAAATCCTTGCCACGAAATGCGAGTAGGCGGGCTTTTGCCTGCCGTACGCGAGCATTTCAAGTGTTAAATGCTCTAATGTATTGGCACTGCCCGACATCTCATGCCATCCGCCTGACAAGATGGCCGCGCACGCGGATGCAAGCGGCGTTCATGCCGTTGCCTGCAAGCCAATGCACAGTCTGAAGCCACCATACCATATTACCTTTGGAAGTGTAAGTATTTTCAATGTGCCTGGCACC of Desulfovibrio sp. contains these proteins:
- a CDS encoding methyl-accepting chemotaxis protein codes for the protein MKRGLMTKMILFILVPAILGLVLLAGMSYKMSEKILRSQIETDMTTVLQTQASGIHAVIMGLRESLAIVSQNNRITQYINLYNTGAPDVLSSPQAAAVDNALREFTEVSKNITYSALIAPDGKVLAHHVSGQSGPSKTVGTDFSKRPYFSAALKGGTGIADVVSLTTGQLTTVIALPVKREGQIVGVVTVGIDDANLANETTNLVKVGTKGFSFIYDMNGKMIMHPDPKVRTREDGTLAHVQEMISAKHGRVTYTEANGEAKVIYFQQLPQENWIIGLELDRDEVLAPVQQLFTNALLLAGGCVLIVGFMIIVSARGIARMARGFSRMAEAVAGGRLDTNAEEKLLLTNARNRKDEFSVLGQGMEHMVGNIKNLLEDSAQKTLAAEQAADAAQQATARAEEAAQRAERAKREGMLAAAGQLEGVVSIIFSASSQLSAQIEQSDHTAVGSAQRLGEAATAMNEMNATVQEVARNASAAASVSAETRANAEAGAKIVQSALQSIAQVHKVSLDLKEDMAKLNEHAQAINRIMSVISDIADQTNLLALNAAIEAARAGDAGRGFAVVADEVRKLAEKTMASTHDVGGAIGAIQQSVSESLSAMDKALHEVETATLFANQSGDALRQIVTNVEASADQVGAIATASEEQSAASEEINHSITQVNEMSNQTAQAMGEAAQAVAELARQAQALNQLITEMKQG